Genomic segment of Syntrophomonadaceae bacterium:
TCAGCTGGCGGCTTAAGTCAACGGCAAAATAGACGCTGCCGCGCAAGACAGAGATAAGAACCAGTTCTTTACCGGCATAGTCCTGGGAAATTTTACTGCCTAAGCGGACAATCTGTGCCTGAATTTCCTCCTGGCCTAGCAAAGGCTCCAAGCGGTGTTTCATGCTAACCTCCCTTTATTTTTCGTCCATGCCGAACTTTTTCAGCAGGTTTCTATAATCTTTGCCGTAGACTATCTTGGCGTTGATCTCCGGGTAAAGCTCTTTTAAGCGGCGCATCTTTTTGTTTTTTTTCCAGACCAGTTGCTGGCGCTGGGTGGTCAGTTCAACATAGATGTTCTGCTCAGGAAGATAGAAGTCGGGCGTGAAAGCTTCAATAACATGGCCTTCTGTGTCCCATTGCAGCGGAAAGGTCCGTGGTTCATACTGCCAGGGAATATTATAAAAATCCAGAACTTGGGCAAATTCAGCCTCGCTCTCATGCATAAAACCTATGTCCTGCAGAGATTGCTGTTTGTAATGCATAGTAACTGGGTCAGCCTTCACTGGTAAATTTTCTTTGAATTTTGCCAAAGCAAATAGAGCAGTTGCAATAGCCCCCTGAGTCGTAAGTTTTGCCGTATTCAACGTCAGGTCGTATAAGGCCATATCCAGCCAGGAATGGCCGAATACGCGGCGGATGTAACGCTTTTTCCGCTCCTCCTGTTCGCGGACCAGGCGGGCAGCCGCTTTTTCCTCCAGGCTGTAAATCTGCTTAACCCATTCTACCCGCTGCGGAAACGGGGCATAGACAAAAATATGAAAAGCATCCGGCCGGTCACGGAACAATAACTGCCCGCCGCGGCCCAAAAGGACAATTGAGTGACTGGCAGCCAGGTTCATGAGATATTCATGCAAGGCC
This window contains:
- a CDS encoding cytidylate kinase family protein — encoded protein: MTVITVSRQFGAGGEMLARTIAENLGFLLVDRRQIAEGLAELGLPPQLANFDERVPKQEHMEKKRRFYVTALHEYLMNLAASHSIVLLGRGGQLLFRDRPDAFHIFVYAPFPQRVEWVKQIYSLEEKAAARLVREQEERKKRYIRRVFGHSWLDMALYDLTLNTAKLTTQGAIATALFALAKFKENLPVKADPVTMHYKQQSLQDIGFMHESEAEFAQVLDFYNIPWQYEPRTFPLQWDTEGHVIEAFTPDFYLPEQNIYVELTTQRQQLVWKKNKKMRRLKELYPEINAKIVYGKDYRNLLKKFGMDEK